In Streptantibioticus cattleyicolor NRRL 8057 = DSM 46488, a genomic segment contains:
- a CDS encoding PspC domain-containing protein produces the protein MTHDDHTPHAGRPGDGPGDLGGHPGGDRATPPPGTGPRRAGGPAEQAAPPAPTLRRSTRQKVLGGVCGGAGRYFGMDPVIFRVVLSILALTGGIGLIVYGIGWLLIPLEGEDETELHRLLTGRIDGAVLTALLLTLAGTGFFLSTLDNGDTQSFSLCLLAVTAAAVYWSRRRRAAAPTGPEGGETAASAASPVAPPAPQPPPTTAGPSWWREPRGTTGYLWGPEDASATPPVNLEKETPPGTTAAQPPVWTPPPRPAPRERRPGTGLGLATFSLAVAVAALVMTLTWPHHPLGTTLEAGLVAALAVFGLGLVAGAFLGRSGGGTITWALITCALLAGAAVLPKSVGTDWHDVVWRPADATQVQPHYQLGTGQAELDLTGVRLGGRTLDAGADVGAGRLRVLVPKDATVEVSAKVGLGDVRLPGDQRVSGGPWVERSALLGPAAGTASSGTVQLTLHVGTGEVEVVRDQSS, from the coding sequence ACCGGGCGACGCCCCCGCCCGGCACCGGCCCGCGGCGCGCCGGGGGCCCGGCCGAGCAGGCCGCGCCGCCGGCCCCGACCCTGCGGCGCAGCACCCGCCAGAAGGTCCTGGGCGGGGTGTGCGGCGGCGCCGGCCGCTACTTCGGCATGGACCCGGTGATCTTCCGCGTCGTCCTGTCGATCCTCGCCCTCACCGGCGGCATCGGGCTGATCGTCTACGGCATCGGCTGGCTGCTGATCCCGCTGGAGGGCGAGGACGAGACCGAGCTGCACCGGCTGCTCACCGGGCGGATCGACGGCGCCGTGCTCACCGCGCTGCTGCTCACCCTGGCCGGCACCGGCTTCTTCCTGTCCACCCTGGACAACGGCGACACCCAGTCGTTCTCGCTCTGCCTGCTGGCGGTGACCGCGGCGGCCGTGTACTGGTCGCGGCGGCGGCGCGCGGCGGCGCCCACCGGGCCGGAGGGCGGCGAGACCGCGGCCTCGGCCGCCTCCCCCGTCGCGCCCCCGGCCCCCCAGCCGCCGCCCACCACGGCCGGCCCCTCCTGGTGGCGCGAGCCCCGCGGCACCACCGGCTACCTGTGGGGACCGGAGGACGCCTCGGCCACCCCGCCGGTGAACCTGGAGAAGGAGACCCCGCCGGGCACCACCGCCGCGCAGCCGCCCGTCTGGACGCCGCCCCCGCGTCCCGCGCCCCGGGAACGCCGGCCGGGCACCGGGCTGGGGCTGGCCACGTTCTCCCTGGCCGTGGCGGTGGCGGCGCTGGTGATGACGCTCACCTGGCCGCACCATCCGCTCGGCACCACGCTGGAGGCCGGACTGGTCGCCGCCCTCGCGGTCTTCGGGCTCGGCCTGGTGGCCGGCGCCTTCCTCGGCCGCTCGGGGGGCGGCACCATCACCTGGGCGCTGATCACCTGCGCCCTGCTGGCCGGGGCCGCGGTCCTGCCCAAGTCGGTCGGCACCGACTGGCACGACGTGGTCTGGCGCCCGGCGGACGCGACCCAGGTCCAGCCGCACTACCAACTCGGCACCGGACAGGCCGAACTGGACCTGACCGGGGTGCGCCTCGGCGGCCGGACGCTCGACGCCGGCGCCGACGTGGGCGCCGGACGCCTGCGGGTCCTGGTGCCGAAGGACGCCACCGTCGAGGTCTCCGCCAAGGTCGGCCTCGGTGACGTCCGCCTCCCCGGCGACCAGCGGGTGTCGGGCGGCCCCTGGGTGGAACGTTCCGCCCTGCTCGGTCCGGCGGCGGGCACCGCGTCGTCGGGTACGGTCCAGCTCACGCTGCACGTGGGCACGGGAGAGGTGGAGGTCGTCCGTGACCAGTCGTCGTGA